A single region of the Sphaeramia orbicularis chromosome 6, fSphaOr1.1, whole genome shotgun sequence genome encodes:
- the pth1a gene encoding parathyroid hormone 1a has translation MSHDPPKQTDFIPPGQNFYTVRLRRRDRHWVIKDNMRNLDCKIVLLSLCILHISTLSEGRPLRKRAVSEAQLMHNHGEYKQLQERKDWLQMRLQAILPTLDRDSEEKVQPKRRRLHLENLHDLHYLHKLTEEEIKHAITILEKLLESKQS, from the exons ATGAGCCACGATCCACCAAAGCAGACTGACTTTATACCACCAGGACAAAACTTTTATACTGTCAGACTGAGGAGACGTGACCGCCACTGG GTCATCAAAGACAACATGAGAAATCTCGACTGTAAAATCGTGCTTCTATCACTTTGTATTTTACACATCTCCACCCTCAGTGAAGGGCGCCCCCTGAG AAAAAGGGCTGTGAGTGAGGCCCAACTCATGCATAACCATGGAGAgtacaagcagctgcaggaacgTAAGGACTGGCTTCAGATGAGGCTGCAGGCCATCCTACCCACTCTGGACAGGGACAGTGAGGAGAAGGTCCAGCCAAAGAGGAGAAGACTGCACCTCGAAAACCTGCACGACCTGCACTACCTGCACAAGCTGACGGAGGAGGAGATCAAGCATGCAATAACCATCTTGGAGAAGCTACTTGAGTCCAAACAGTCCTGA